A DNA window from Sphingopyxis macrogoltabida contains the following coding sequences:
- a CDS encoding DUF1328 domain-containing protein — MFKWALIFAVIALVAAVLGFGGVAGAAAGIAKILFFVGLALVVLFLILGSAAAKKIT; from the coding sequence ATGTTCAAATGGGCTTTGATCTTCGCCGTGATCGCACTGGTTGCTGCAGTGCTCGGCTTCGGCGGCGTCGCGGGCGCGGCGGCCGGGATTGCCAAGATCCTGTTCTTCGTCGGCCTTGCCCTTGTCGTGCTGTTCCTGATCCTCGGATCGGCCGCGGCGAAAAAAATCACATAA
- a CDS encoding saccharopine dehydrogenase family protein: protein MAAAREFDIIVYGATGFTGRLVAEYLAAHYAGRADAPKWAMAGRSADKLAEVRDLIGAPKDIPLVVADASDPASLDAMAARTQVVLTTVGPYQLYGEPLVAACVKAGTAYADLCGEPGWMREMIDEYQDAAKASGARITFSCGFDSIPFDLGVLFLQAEAVKRHGSPAPRVKGRVRKMAGGASGGTIASLTETMKAIAKKPSLALLLKSSFALTPGFEGPSQPTGLIPEYDAATGTWTAPFVMAPINTKNVHRTNFLLGQPWGADLVYDEMLMTTIGDAGKAMAEAIAKANPFGESKLQPGEGPSKEERENGFYDVLFIGEYPDGRAVHASVQGDRDPGYGSTSKMLAETGIALLANKGEGGVWTPGALLGDTLIARLTKHAGMTFQIEE, encoded by the coding sequence ATGGCCGCTGCGCGTGAATTCGACATCATCGTCTATGGCGCGACCGGGTTCACCGGCCGCCTCGTCGCGGAATATCTCGCCGCACATTATGCGGGCCGCGCCGATGCGCCCAAATGGGCGATGGCGGGGCGCAGCGCCGACAAGCTGGCCGAAGTCCGCGACCTGATCGGAGCGCCGAAGGATATTCCGCTCGTCGTCGCCGACGCGAGCGATCCCGCCAGCCTCGATGCCATGGCGGCGCGGACGCAGGTCGTCCTGACCACTGTCGGCCCGTACCAGCTTTATGGCGAGCCGCTCGTCGCCGCGTGCGTCAAGGCGGGCACCGCCTATGCCGACCTCTGCGGCGAGCCCGGCTGGATGCGCGAGATGATCGACGAATATCAGGACGCCGCCAAGGCGTCGGGCGCGCGCATCACCTTCAGTTGCGGCTTCGACAGCATTCCGTTCGACCTCGGCGTGCTGTTCCTGCAGGCCGAAGCGGTGAAGCGTCACGGCAGCCCGGCGCCGCGCGTCAAGGGCCGCGTCCGCAAGATGGCCGGCGGTGCGTCGGGCGGCACGATCGCCAGCCTGACCGAAACGATGAAGGCGATCGCCAAAAAGCCCTCGCTCGCGCTGCTCCTCAAATCGAGCTTTGCGCTGACCCCGGGCTTCGAGGGGCCGTCGCAGCCCACTGGCCTGATCCCCGAATATGACGCCGCCACGGGCACATGGACCGCACCTTTCGTGATGGCGCCGATCAACACCAAGAATGTCCACCGCACCAATTTCCTGCTCGGCCAGCCCTGGGGCGCCGACCTCGTCTATGACGAGATGCTGATGACGACGATCGGGGATGCCGGCAAGGCGATGGCCGAAGCGATCGCCAAGGCCAACCCGTTCGGTGAATCGAAACTCCAGCCGGGCGAAGGCCCGAGCAAGGAAGAGCGCGAGAACGGGTTCTACGACGTGCTGTTCATCGGCGAATATCCCGATGGCCGGGCGGTCCATGCCAGTGTCCAGGGCGACCGCGACCCCGGCTATGGCTCGACCTCGAAGATGCTCGCCGAAACCGGTATCGCGCTGCTCGCAAACAAGGGCGAGGGCGGCGTGTGGACCCCCGGCGCGCTGCTCGGCGACACCCTGATCGCACGGCTGACCAAGCATGCCGGAATGACCTTCCAGATCGAGGAATAG
- a CDS encoding cytidine deaminase, whose protein sequence is MTDDATRDALIAAARDAASRAYAPYSGFHVGAALLLKNGDVVTGANVENASYGLTLCAETAAIAKIANEGWIGELTEIAIVGGRPERDALLGSDPVHPCGRCRQMLNEAAERSKTDILVHCASGDGKAVQSYRLSELFPAAFGPKDLGLIPD, encoded by the coding sequence ATGACCGACGACGCGACCCGCGACGCGTTGATCGCTGCCGCGCGCGATGCCGCAAGCCGCGCCTATGCGCCCTATTCCGGCTTTCACGTCGGCGCAGCCCTGCTGCTGAAGAATGGCGACGTCGTCACCGGCGCCAATGTCGAAAATGCCAGCTATGGGCTGACGCTGTGCGCCGAAACCGCAGCGATCGCCAAGATCGCCAACGAAGGCTGGATCGGCGAACTTACGGAGATCGCGATTGTCGGCGGCCGCCCGGAGCGCGATGCGCTGCTCGGCAGCGATCCGGTCCACCCGTGCGGCCGCTGCCGCCAGATGCTCAACGAAGCGGCCGAGCGATCGAAGACCGATATCCTCGTCCACTGTGCATCCGGCGACGGCAAGGCCGTGCAGAGCTACAGGCTCAGCGAACTGTTTCCCGCCGCCTTCGGCCCGAAGGACCTCGGGCTGATCCCCGACTGA
- a CDS encoding glycoside hydrolase family 25 protein — translation MATGAASSRNRKPARIAADWRGVLARWLRRIGGVLLLLILAAGLAIWWAARWTPPREQYPIQGVTIDAANGAVHWGSIKAAGADFAYVMATDGTAGLDPMFARNMTAAREAGIQTGAIHRYSLCQLATDQAANFIRHVPRRADALPAVVWLDYDDRCPDRPTRALLLSELATFLAQIEAHMGKRSLIAPGPAFEADYKVTQGIARTTWLRRDFFEPDYGAHPWAMWQANNYVRLSGADGTVGWNVLRGGGEAP, via the coding sequence ATGGCGACGGGGGCAGCCAGCAGCAGGAACAGAAAGCCAGCGCGGATCGCGGCGGACTGGCGAGGCGTGCTCGCGCGCTGGCTGCGGCGTATCGGCGGCGTGCTATTGCTGCTCATCCTGGCCGCCGGGCTCGCGATCTGGTGGGCGGCGCGCTGGACGCCGCCGCGCGAACAATATCCGATCCAGGGGGTGACGATCGACGCCGCCAACGGCGCGGTCCACTGGGGCTCGATCAAGGCCGCAGGCGCCGATTTCGCTTATGTCATGGCGACCGACGGCACCGCCGGCCTCGATCCGATGTTCGCACGCAACATGACGGCAGCGCGCGAGGCCGGGATCCAGACCGGCGCGATCCACCGCTACAGCCTGTGCCAGCTTGCCACCGATCAGGCCGCGAATTTCATTCGTCACGTCCCCCGCCGCGCCGACGCGCTGCCGGCGGTGGTGTGGCTCGACTATGACGATCGCTGCCCCGACCGGCCGACGCGCGCCTTGCTGCTGTCCGAACTCGCGACCTTCCTCGCCCAGATCGAGGCGCATATGGGCAAACGCAGCCTGATCGCGCCCGGTCCCGCTTTCGAGGCCGATTACAAGGTAACGCAGGGTATCGCGCGCACCACATGGCTGCGCCGCGATTTCTTCGAGCCCGATTATGGGGCCCATCCGTGGGCGATGTGGCAGGCCAATAATTATGTCCGGCTGTCGGGCGCCGACGGCACCGTTGGCTGGAACGTGCTGCGCGGCGGGGGAGAGGCGCCATGA
- a CDS encoding cellulase family glycosylhydrolase: MTFRTVALMLTALLSSTAAHAEGMLKVRGTQIVDDSGRPVILRGMGLGGWMLQEGYMLKLGEIGQQHRIRARLVELVGEERTAEFYRAWLDNHTTEADIAQMAKWGFNSVRLPIHFDQLTLPVDKEPVAGQDTWHEEGFERIDRLLAWSKANRIYLILDLHATPGGQGNDLAISDRDPAKPSLWQSEENRRKTIALWTKLAERYAKEPWVGGYDLINEPNWSFATPGKGNGCDETESKAVWDLQKRITAAIRKVDTQHIVIVEGNCWGNNYKGLPPAWDANMVLSFHKYWNRNDAASIAEITALRTSYNRPIWLGESGENSNGWYRDAIALVEGEGIGWNFWPLKKIGFNQPLEIDPGPGWAAIVAWMTDKGAKPEPDAAFAAMMQLAENSRFDRNIAKPDVIDAMLRQPHDPGYRPFVARTLDRAPLIIAAVDYDLGPPDVAYYDMVDANYHVATGGERTPWNNGTTYRNDGVDIARESDGMPYVSDFVTGEFMRYSADVAKAGRWTVSARARSAKGGRIGIDERGVAVPAGTAWQVIKLADVDLPAGPGAATLRAIDCSDCEVAELVFTPR; this comes from the coding sequence ATGACATTCCGTACCGTCGCGCTGATGCTCACCGCGTTGCTTTCGTCCACCGCCGCGCACGCCGAAGGGATGTTGAAGGTCCGCGGGACGCAGATCGTCGACGACAGCGGCCGGCCTGTCATCCTCCGCGGCATGGGGCTCGGCGGCTGGATGTTGCAGGAAGGATATATGCTGAAGCTCGGCGAAATCGGGCAACAGCACAGGATCCGCGCCAGGCTGGTCGAACTTGTCGGCGAGGAGAGGACGGCCGAATTCTACCGCGCCTGGCTCGATAACCACACGACCGAAGCCGATATCGCGCAGATGGCGAAATGGGGCTTTAATTCGGTGCGCCTGCCGATCCATTTCGACCAGCTCACCCTCCCCGTCGACAAGGAACCTGTGGCGGGGCAGGACACATGGCACGAGGAAGGTTTCGAGCGCATCGACCGCCTGCTGGCGTGGAGCAAGGCGAACCGTATCTACCTGATCCTCGACCTCCATGCTACGCCCGGCGGACAGGGCAACGACCTTGCCATCTCCGACCGCGACCCGGCGAAACCGTCGCTGTGGCAGAGCGAGGAGAACCGGCGAAAGACGATCGCGCTGTGGACGAAGCTGGCGGAACGCTATGCAAAGGAGCCGTGGGTCGGCGGCTATGACCTGATCAACGAGCCCAACTGGAGTTTCGCGACCCCCGGCAAAGGCAATGGCTGCGACGAGACCGAAAGCAAGGCGGTATGGGATTTGCAAAAGCGGATCACGGCGGCAATCCGCAAGGTCGACACGCAGCATATCGTGATCGTCGAGGGCAATTGCTGGGGCAATAATTACAAGGGCCTGCCGCCCGCGTGGGACGCCAATATGGTGCTGAGCTTCCACAAATATTGGAACCGCAACGACGCAGCCAGCATCGCCGAGATCACCGCATTACGCACCAGCTATAATCGCCCTATCTGGCTGGGCGAGTCGGGCGAGAACAGCAACGGCTGGTATCGCGATGCGATCGCGCTGGTCGAGGGCGAAGGCATCGGCTGGAATTTCTGGCCGCTCAAGAAGATCGGCTTCAACCAGCCGCTGGAGATCGACCCCGGTCCGGGCTGGGCCGCGATTGTCGCATGGATGACGGACAAGGGCGCGAAACCGGAGCCCGACGCGGCCTTCGCCGCGATGATGCAACTTGCCGAAAACAGCCGCTTCGACCGGAATATCGCGAAGCCCGACGTGATCGATGCGATGCTGCGCCAACCGCACGATCCGGGCTATCGTCCCTTCGTCGCCCGCACGCTGGATCGGGCGCCGCTGATCATCGCTGCCGTCGATTATGATCTCGGGCCGCCGGACGTCGCTTACTACGATATGGTCGACGCCAATTATCACGTCGCGACCGGCGGCGAGCGGACGCCGTGGAACAACGGGACGACCTATCGCAACGACGGCGTCGACATTGCCCGCGAAAGCGATGGCATGCCCTATGTCAGCGACTTCGTGACCGGCGAGTTCATGCGTTACAGCGCCGACGTTGCGAAGGCCGGGCGCTGGACGGTCTCGGCGCGCGCACGCTCGGCAAAGGGCGGCCGTATCGGCATCGACGAACGCGGCGTCGCCGTTCCGGCCGGCACCGCATGGCAAGTGATCAAGCTTGCCGACGTCGACCTGCCCGCCGGCCCCGGCGCGGCGACGCTGCGCGCGATCGATTGCAGCGATTGCGAGGTTGCCGAGCTGGTCTTCACGCCGCGCTGA
- a CDS encoding EF-hand domain-containing protein, with the protein MKKITLFTLGAALIAVPALAAPGGKMGDADGNGVLTRAEVQANAVQRFAKMDANKDGKIDATDHAARRAEMQAKRFAALDANSDGSVSKAEWDQHGADRAAKRAERKEKRAAAGEAGEGQRDGMRGHHGKRGGHGMRGGRGGWMKADANGDKAITQAEFETAALARFDRLDANKDGQVTAEERQAQREAWKAKAAEWRAKRGAAAPTTD; encoded by the coding sequence GTGAAAAAGATCACTCTTTTTACCTTGGGCGCCGCGTTGATCGCCGTGCCCGCGCTCGCTGCCCCGGGCGGCAAGATGGGCGATGCCGATGGCAATGGCGTGCTGACCCGCGCCGAGGTGCAGGCCAATGCCGTGCAGCGGTTTGCCAAGATGGATGCCAACAAGGACGGCAAGATCGACGCGACCGACCACGCCGCGCGCCGCGCCGAAATGCAGGCGAAGCGCTTTGCCGCGCTCGACGCCAATTCGGACGGCAGCGTCAGCAAGGCCGAATGGGACCAGCATGGTGCCGATCGCGCCGCGAAACGCGCCGAGCGCAAGGAAAAGCGCGCGGCTGCCGGTGAAGCCGGCGAAGGCCAGCGCGACGGCATGCGCGGCCATCACGGCAAGCGCGGCGGACACGGAATGCGTGGCGGTCGCGGCGGCTGGATGAAGGCCGATGCGAATGGCGACAAGGCGATCACGCAGGCCGAGTTCGAGACCGCGGCGCTCGCGCGTTTCGACCGCCTCGACGCGAACAAGGATGGTCAGGTGACCGCCGAGGAACGTCAGGCGCAGCGCGAAGCGTGGAAGGCCAAGGCCGCCGAATGGCGCGCGAAGCGCGGCGCGGCTGCCCCGACCACCGACTGA
- a CDS encoding sensor histidine kinase, producing the protein MKLRLWPRSLIGQLFVAVALMLFVAQAINFTLLARGQRQQVLAHGGGMAVGRIIDAIERDRRGDFGPGHDEDRMRRERIPKLVISDRPPPVPAGAVRMPDLADYVTDLLNEADLKAEAIDAWVLPQRPRAMRPDFPARTVIVSAKVDGRYFAVRSRIQAGGNRLQGFLVWQTLTLYLLLLVPIMLIAWRAARPLRDLTRAVRSNPALRDTTPLEEEGPSDVRDLIGAFNAYRARIATMLSDKDRMLGAVGHDLRTPLASLRVRVEQVEDERLRDKMIASIEEMTAMLADILALARSGAGTEVQERLDAAALARELAADYGEQGKDVGVGELAEAAVMARPMLLRRALRNLIDNALAYGVRARLSVAAIDGQVRLVVSDDGPGLSGEQIRTLVEPFARGEQSRNRATGGAGLGLSIARDIAEGEGGTLTLANRDSGGLDAVIVLLTAP; encoded by the coding sequence ATGAAACTCCGCCTGTGGCCGCGCAGCCTGATCGGGCAATTGTTCGTCGCCGTCGCGCTGATGCTGTTCGTGGCGCAGGCGATCAACTTTACCCTGCTCGCGCGCGGGCAGCGGCAGCAGGTGCTGGCGCACGGCGGCGGCATGGCGGTCGGCCGGATCATCGATGCGATCGAACGTGATCGGCGCGGCGATTTCGGCCCCGGCCATGACGAAGACCGCATGCGCCGCGAGCGGATCCCGAAGCTGGTGATTTCGGACCGGCCGCCGCCGGTGCCCGCCGGGGCGGTGCGGATGCCCGATCTCGCCGACTATGTCACGGACCTGCTGAACGAAGCCGATCTGAAGGCCGAAGCGATCGACGCGTGGGTGCTGCCGCAGCGCCCGCGCGCGATGCGGCCCGATTTCCCCGCCCGCACCGTCATCGTGTCGGCCAAGGTCGACGGTCGCTATTTTGCCGTGCGCAGCCGCATTCAGGCGGGCGGGAACCGCCTGCAGGGCTTCCTCGTCTGGCAGACGCTGACGCTTTACCTGCTGCTGCTCGTGCCCATCATGCTGATCGCGTGGCGCGCGGCGCGGCCGCTGCGCGACCTGACGCGCGCGGTGCGTTCGAACCCGGCGCTCCGCGATACGACGCCGCTCGAGGAAGAGGGGCCGTCGGACGTGCGCGACCTGATCGGTGCGTTCAACGCCTATCGCGCCCGGATCGCGACGATGCTGTCCGACAAGGACCGGATGCTCGGCGCGGTCGGCCATGACCTGCGGACCCCGCTTGCCAGCCTGCGCGTTCGCGTCGAGCAGGTCGAGGACGAACGGCTGCGCGACAAGATGATCGCGTCGATCGAGGAAATGACCGCGATGCTCGCCGACATCTTGGCGCTTGCGCGGTCGGGTGCGGGGACGGAGGTGCAGGAGCGCCTCGACGCGGCCGCCCTGGCCCGGGAACTCGCCGCCGACTATGGCGAACAGGGCAAGGATGTCGGCGTTGGCGAACTCGCGGAGGCCGCGGTCATGGCGCGTCCGATGCTGCTCAGGCGCGCGCTGCGCAATTTGATCGACAATGCGCTCGCCTATGGCGTGCGGGCGCGGCTGTCGGTGGCGGCGATCGACGGGCAAGTGCGGCTGGTCGTATCGGATGACGGCCCCGGGTTGAGCGGGGAACAAATCCGGACGCTGGTCGAGCCATTCGCGCGCGGCGAGCAGTCGCGCAACCGCGCGACCGGCGGCGCGGGGCTGGGGCTGTCGATTGCCCGCGACATCGCCGAGGGCGAGGGCGGAACGCTGACGCTCGCCAATCGCGATAGCGGCGGGCTCGATGCGGTGATTGTGCTGTTGACAGCGCCCTAG
- a CDS encoding DoxX family protein, with protein MSMIAVFIGRLFIAVIFIVSGINKLIHVADTNAMISAAGLPSGLAIPTGLFELIAGVCLALGIATRLWAILLAGFVLLTILFFHREFTDPMQAMMAMKNLAIAGGLLCLFGYGHTRWSYDALRARRRGEIAQHDAELRAREAELRAARAEGRAEAVDTPVVVEKRPFWRR; from the coding sequence ATGTCCATGATCGCCGTCTTCATCGGCCGCCTGTTCATTGCCGTGATTTTCATCGTGTCTGGGATCAACAAGCTGATCCACGTCGCCGATACCAATGCGATGATTTCCGCCGCCGGCCTGCCATCAGGGCTCGCTATCCCGACCGGGCTATTCGAGCTGATTGCCGGCGTCTGCCTTGCGCTCGGTATCGCAACGCGACTGTGGGCGATCCTGCTCGCCGGTTTCGTCCTCCTCACCATCCTGTTCTTCCACCGCGAATTCACCGATCCGATGCAGGCGATGATGGCGATGAAGAATCTGGCGATCGCGGGCGGGCTGCTCTGCCTCTTCGGTTACGGCCACACGCGCTGGAGCTACGACGCGCTGCGCGCGCGGCGCCGCGGCGAGATTGCGCAGCACGACGCCGAACTTCGCGCCCGCGAAGCCGAATTGCGTGCGGCCCGCGCCGAGGGCCGCGCCGAAGCGGTCGACACGCCGGTGGTCGTCGAAAAGCGCCCCTTCTGGCGGCGCTGA
- a CDS encoding CocE/NonD family hydrolase gives MNRREYLLSATSILTLAAAPGAKAAMAGGDDSAAQPKFSSQMKYEVRIPMRDGVHLGATLYLPRGLKTPRPTIFALTPYTADGYHAEGVDFSRNGYPFLAVDMRGRGDSDGEFAPFGTEPEDGHDIVEWLIQQPFCNGKVGMCGLSWVGYTQWATVRGDPKGLATIIPSAPAFAGFDFPIRYNIFFNFAGGQWMTFVKGNTRRNNVFADEGWGTEYLRFLEAGLPFRKMPEFFGFESKPFQQWVDHPRQDEYYDRLNPSPEQFAKLTMPVLSLCGIYDGDQLGTLEFHRQHLRYAGAKANHYLVIGPWGHDEVRNPTAEFYGIKVGEASVLDMKKLHRDWYAFAMEDGPRPEFLKKKFAYYVMVADKWRYADRIEDATARYETLHLHSSGNPDNVYASGTLKPAPATKAQPDRYIYDPRDLSGLRLEASLAEWHTTGQTLVAATAGGKLIYHSDPFEQDTEVTGFFKFNASIAIDTPDTDFMVSIYEIAPDGSSLFLTEQHKRARHREGLRTERLIATKEPLRYDFDGFFFISRLIKKGCRLRLVVKPNHDLKWQKNYNSGKPVADETMADARTVTVRLYHDATRPSTLSIPIGQPEDQA, from the coding sequence ATGAATCGCAGGGAATATCTTCTATCCGCAACGTCGATCCTGACGCTGGCGGCCGCTCCCGGGGCAAAAGCGGCGATGGCCGGCGGCGACGACTCTGCGGCCCAGCCCAAATTCTCGTCACAGATGAAATATGAAGTGCGCATTCCGATGCGCGATGGCGTTCATCTGGGCGCGACGCTCTATCTCCCGCGTGGCCTGAAGACACCGCGTCCGACGATTTTTGCGCTCACGCCCTATACGGCCGACGGCTATCATGCCGAGGGCGTCGATTTCTCCCGGAACGGCTATCCGTTTCTGGCGGTCGACATGCGCGGGCGCGGCGATTCGGATGGTGAGTTTGCGCCTTTCGGAACCGAGCCGGAGGACGGCCACGACATCGTCGAATGGCTGATCCAGCAGCCCTTCTGCAACGGCAAGGTCGGCATGTGCGGCCTGTCGTGGGTCGGCTATACGCAGTGGGCGACGGTGCGCGGCGATCCGAAGGGGCTTGCCACGATCATCCCCTCGGCCCCCGCCTTTGCCGGGTTCGATTTCCCGATCCGCTACAACATCTTCTTCAACTTCGCGGGCGGGCAGTGGATGACCTTCGTCAAGGGTAACACCCGGCGAAACAATGTCTTTGCCGATGAAGGCTGGGGCACCGAATATCTGCGCTTCCTCGAAGCGGGTCTGCCGTTCCGCAAGATGCCGGAGTTTTTCGGGTTTGAGTCCAAACCGTTTCAGCAGTGGGTCGATCATCCCCGGCAGGACGAATATTACGACCGGCTCAACCCGTCGCCCGAACAATTCGCCAAGCTGACGATGCCGGTGCTGTCGCTGTGCGGCATCTATGACGGCGATCAACTCGGCACGCTCGAATTCCATCGCCAGCATCTTCGATATGCGGGGGCGAAGGCCAATCATTATCTGGTGATCGGCCCGTGGGGGCACGACGAGGTGCGCAACCCGACCGCCGAATTCTATGGCATCAAGGTCGGCGAGGCGAGCGTGCTCGACATGAAGAAGCTGCATCGCGACTGGTACGCCTTTGCGATGGAAGACGGCCCGCGGCCGGAGTTTCTCAAGAAGAAATTCGCTTATTATGTGATGGTCGCCGACAAGTGGCGCTATGCCGACAGGATCGAGGATGCGACGGCGCGCTACGAAACGCTCCACCTGCATTCGTCGGGCAACCCGGACAATGTCTATGCTTCGGGGACGCTGAAGCCCGCGCCCGCGACAAAGGCGCAGCCCGATCGCTATATCTACGACCCGCGCGATCTCAGCGGCCTCCGGCTCGAGGCTTCGCTCGCCGAATGGCACACGACCGGCCAGACGCTGGTCGCCGCCACCGCGGGCGGCAAGCTGATCTATCACAGCGATCCGTTCGAGCAGGACACCGAAGTAACCGGCTTCTTCAAGTTCAACGCGTCGATTGCGATCGATACGCCGGACACCGATTTCATGGTCTCGATCTATGAAATCGCGCCCGACGGATCGAGCCTGTTCCTGACCGAGCAGCACAAGCGCGCGCGCCATCGCGAAGGGCTTCGTACCGAGCGGCTGATCGCAACGAAAGAGCCGCTACGCTACGACTTCGACGGCTTCTTCTTCATTTCGCGGTTGATCAAAAAGGGATGCCGCCTGCGGTTGGTGGTAAAGCCCAATCACGATCTGAAATGGCAGAAGAATTATAACAGCGGCAAGCCGGTGGCCGACGAGACGATGGCCGATGCGCGCACGGTCACCGTGCGCCTCTATCACGACGCCACGCGCCCGAGCACGCTCAGCATCCCGATCGGCCAGCCGGAGGATCAGGCGTAG
- a CDS encoding acyl-CoA thioesterase produces MTTSPSALDALLSTLRTEEGVAKAHIDEGWMQGRTAYGGISSAVALAGAMALHPTETPLRYAQISFVGPVGGDCTVATRVLRQSKSSLFIDAGVSSDAGFGTAAVFAFSGDRASHLDHNSLTMPDVPAPETLAPVPDHKVRPSFTRHFDMRPTTGPRFDWKREVGEYLTWVRFVEEPACHPAVALLAMGDALPPAAMALFTEFGPISSMNWTVNMLTGNPQTDDGWWLLSAKTGYARGGFSVQDMMLWNRTGEPVLSGSQGIAIYA; encoded by the coding sequence ATGACGACCTCCCCCAGCGCGCTCGACGCGCTGCTTTCGACGCTGCGTACCGAAGAGGGCGTGGCGAAGGCGCATATCGACGAAGGATGGATGCAGGGCCGCACCGCCTATGGCGGGATCAGCTCTGCCGTCGCGCTGGCGGGCGCGATGGCGCTCCACCCGACCGAGACGCCGCTACGCTACGCGCAGATCAGCTTCGTGGGGCCCGTCGGCGGCGACTGCACCGTCGCAACGCGCGTGCTGCGCCAGTCGAAATCGAGCCTGTTCATCGACGCGGGCGTGTCGAGCGACGCGGGTTTCGGCACCGCCGCAGTCTTCGCCTTCTCGGGCGACCGCGCGAGTCATCTCGACCACAACAGCCTGACCATGCCCGACGTGCCCGCGCCCGAAACGCTGGCACCGGTTCCCGATCACAAGGTGCGCCCCAGCTTCACCCGCCATTTCGACATGCGCCCGACCACCGGCCCGCGTTTCGACTGGAAGCGGGAGGTCGGCGAATATCTGACCTGGGTGCGCTTCGTCGAGGAACCCGCCTGCCATCCTGCGGTCGCCCTGCTCGCGATGGGTGACGCCTTGCCGCCCGCAGCGATGGCGCTTTTTACCGAATTCGGGCCGATCAGCTCGATGAACTGGACCGTCAACATGCTCACCGGCAACCCGCAGACCGACGACGGCTGGTGGCTGCTGTCGGCGAAGACCGGCTACGCGCGCGGCGGCTTCTCGGTGCAGGACATGATGCTGTGGAACCGCACCGGCGAACCGGTGCTGAGCGGCAGTCAGGGCATCGCGATCTACGCCTGA
- the dcd gene encoding dCTP deaminase, protein MAILSDRWIREAARTQGMIEPFVEAQRRDGCISYGLSSYGYDARVAPEFKIFTNVDSTIVDPKDFDPKNFVDRETDVCIIPPNSFALARTVEYFRIPRDVLVICLGKSTYARCGIIVNVTPLEPGWEGHVTLEFSNTTPLPAKIYANEGACQFLFLQGNEPCETSYADRAGKYMGQQGVTLPKL, encoded by the coding sequence ATGGCCATTCTTTCCGATCGCTGGATTCGCGAAGCCGCCCGGACGCAGGGCATGATCGAACCATTCGTCGAGGCGCAGCGCCGCGACGGGTGCATCAGCTATGGCCTGTCCTCCTACGGCTATGACGCGCGCGTCGCGCCCGAGTTCAAGATCTTCACCAACGTCGACAGCACGATCGTCGACCCCAAGGATTTCGACCCGAAGAATTTCGTCGACCGCGAAACCGACGTCTGCATCATCCCGCCGAACAGCTTCGCGCTCGCCCGCACCGTCGAATATTTCCGTATCCCGCGCGATGTGCTGGTGATCTGCCTCGGCAAGTCGACCTATGCGCGCTGCGGCATCATCGTCAACGTCACCCCGCTCGAACCCGGCTGGGAAGGCCATGTGACGCTGGAATTCTCAAACACCACCCCCCTGCCCGCGAAAATCTACGCCAATGAGGGCGCGTGCCAGTTCCTGTTCCTCCAGGGCAATGAGCCGTGCGAGACGAGCTACGCCGACCGCGCGGGCAAATATATGGGACAACAGGGCGTGACGCTGCCGAAGCTTTGA
- a CDS encoding response regulator: MTDSDTPRILLIDDEPSIREPLGEYLETQGFAVTDAASAAEARSVLRAQSVDLVVSDIMMPGEDGLSLTRHLRETSSIPVILLTARAEDTERIIGLEIGADDYVVKPFNPRELVARIRTVLRRTQQGGRALDPGGTSFAFGPWVLREVERVLVDSEGQEVALSSGEYHLLHALVRHPRQVMSRDRLLDLVRGREADIFDRAIDNLISRLRKKIEENPAHPQLVKTVWGGGYTLACEVKRLGPAA; this comes from the coding sequence ATGACCGATAGCGACACGCCGCGCATTCTGCTGATCGACGACGAACCGTCGATCCGCGAGCCGTTGGGCGAATATCTGGAAACGCAGGGCTTTGCGGTGACCGATGCGGCGAGCGCTGCCGAGGCGCGGTCGGTGCTTCGCGCGCAGTCGGTCGACCTTGTCGTCAGCGACATCATGATGCCGGGCGAGGATGGGCTGTCGCTGACCCGCCACCTTCGCGAAACGAGCAGCATTCCGGTCATCCTGCTGACCGCGCGCGCCGAGGATACCGAGCGCATCATCGGGCTGGAGATCGGCGCCGACGATTATGTGGTCAAACCTTTCAACCCGCGCGAGCTGGTCGCGCGCATCCGCACTGTGCTGCGCCGGACCCAGCAGGGGGGGCGCGCGCTCGACCCGGGCGGGACGAGCTTTGCCTTCGGGCCGTGGGTGCTGCGCGAGGTCGAACGCGTGCTGGTCGATAGCGAAGGGCAGGAGGTCGCACTGTCGTCGGGCGAATATCATCTCCTCCACGCGCTGGTTCGCCATCCGCGCCAGGTGATGAGCCGCGACCGGTTGCTCGACCTCGTCCGCGGGCGTGAAGCCGATATCTTCGACCGTGCCATCGACAATCTGATCAGCCGCCTGCGCAAGAAGATCGAGGAAAATCCCGCGCACCCGCAACTCGTCAAGACCGTCTGGGGCGGCGGCTACACCCTCGCCTGCGAGGTCAAGCGGCTGGGGCCTGCGGCATGA